A single Kitasatospora kifunensis DNA region contains:
- a CDS encoding cytochrome P450 family protein, whose product MTQPAHDSDTRPRCPVTGATGIIDASAKEPIPLYGAAYKSDPYDLYRELREAGPVHRVRFPSGIAAWLVTGYQAAQQTLGDPRLGKNHALGNDYWRSLASIMPEPQHSQLQVHLLHQDPPKHTDMRRLVLDAFAPRRIEALRPRFQELADALVDALPPEGGADLVQGFAAHYPFQVLAEVIGLPAELARRFDRDWGKVVQPVGPQDPGRPAYEGRLRGLQAYIADVVAHKRAHWEDDLLSRLVVAQERGELSKEELDSMIFQLLVAGQEPVTNQITTMLITLLRHPEQLARLRDESALMPRAIEELLRYDSAFELTTWRFFAEDSDLHSTRVPAGDSVIVSLCAANRDPEQFPEADTLDLERSPNSHLAFGHGIHFCPGAALARAELQVAIGTLLTHLPGLRPAGDLNELAWIPAVLARGVNQLAVSYDQRL is encoded by the coding sequence ATGACCCAGCCCGCGCACGACTCCGACACCCGACCTCGCTGCCCCGTCACCGGCGCGACCGGTATCATCGACGCCAGCGCGAAGGAACCGATCCCGCTCTACGGCGCCGCGTACAAGAGCGACCCGTACGACCTCTACCGCGAGCTGCGCGAGGCCGGTCCTGTGCACCGGGTCCGCTTCCCCAGCGGCATCGCCGCCTGGCTGGTCACCGGCTACCAGGCCGCCCAGCAGACCCTGGGCGACCCGCGGTTGGGGAAGAACCACGCGCTGGGCAACGACTACTGGCGCAGCCTGGCCTCGATCATGCCCGAGCCCCAGCACTCCCAACTCCAGGTCCACCTGCTGCACCAGGACCCGCCCAAGCACACCGACATGCGCCGCCTGGTCCTGGACGCCTTCGCCCCGCGCCGGATCGAGGCGCTGCGGCCCCGGTTCCAGGAGCTCGCCGACGCGCTGGTCGACGCGTTGCCACCGGAGGGCGGCGCGGACCTGGTCCAGGGTTTCGCCGCGCACTACCCCTTCCAGGTGCTCGCCGAAGTCATTGGTCTGCCAGCCGAGTTGGCGCGGCGCTTCGACCGGGACTGGGGCAAGGTCGTCCAGCCCGTCGGCCCCCAGGACCCCGGCCGCCCCGCCTACGAAGGGCGGCTGCGCGGCCTGCAGGCCTACATCGCCGATGTCGTCGCGCACAAGCGCGCGCACTGGGAGGACGACCTGCTCAGCCGCCTGGTCGTCGCCCAGGAGCGAGGGGAGCTGAGCAAGGAAGAGCTCGACTCCATGATCTTCCAACTCCTGGTCGCCGGACAGGAGCCGGTCACCAACCAGATCACCACCATGCTGATCACCCTGCTCCGCCACCCCGAGCAACTCGCCCGACTGCGCGATGAGTCGGCGCTGATGCCCCGGGCGATCGAGGAACTGCTGCGCTACGACAGCGCGTTCGAACTCACCACCTGGCGGTTCTTCGCCGAGGACAGCGACCTGCACAGCACCCGCGTACCGGCCGGCGACTCGGTGATCGTCTCGCTGTGCGCGGCCAACCGCGATCCCGAGCAGTTCCCCGAGGCCGACACGCTCGACCTGGAGCGCTCCCCCAACTCCCACCTGGCCTTCGGCCATGGCATCCACTTCTGCCCCGGCGCCGCGCTGGCCCGCGCCGAACTCCAGGTCGCCATCGGCACGCTGCTCACCCACCTGCCCGGCCTTAGGCCCGCCGGCGACCTGAACGAGCTCGCCTGGATCCCGGCCGTCCTGGCCCGCGGTGTCAACCAGCTGGCCGTCTCCTACGACCAGCGCCTCTGA